The Equus caballus isolate H_3958 breed thoroughbred chromosome 25, TB-T2T, whole genome shotgun sequence nucleotide sequence AATATAAGTGAAGGGAACCACCTAGGCAGGAAACTAGGAAACTTTTTACCTACTTTGGTTTCTTTGCAGTATTAAAGGAACAAATAGCGTCCGGTGCACCTAACCAATAGGGGGGAAGTTTCCGTGTGTAGCGGTTACGAGCATGGTCTCTGATAACACAGACATATTATATGGAACAGCATGAAGTAgcaaatatattataattttcaaCCTACAGAAAATGATAATgcatatactttatatatatacatacatgaaatttatataatttatgtttCTAATTCCTATAACCTAAAATAGGTGCAAGAACATTCATTCTTAGTGCAGCTGAAAAGATCATTTGAAATCTGAGAATGTACAGTTTATGTGTGGATTTTGTTAGGAAATGTAAGCAAAGTCCTTAGCCTACTACACAAATGTTTAACAAAATGTTCGTCCTTCTTATGGAAGATATTTTGTGGACTATTCTGGTTTGGCAGCTATTCTGGCATCAAGCAGCTTTAAATTGAAACTCACTTCTAGAGTGAAAATGAGTTTGCAGCAGTAGGTCACTGGGACTCAGGCAGGTACACAGTGTGACAATGCTCCAACAATACCACCTCAGCAGTGGAGTCTCACATTATTCGAAGGCAGAAACAAGCGATACCAGTTTGCTGAGACTCATTTACTATTTCTGCCACAGTGAATTATTACGATTTGGCTCTGTCTCGGTGTGGTGAATTATCCCTCTATGCTCATCAAGATCTACACTTACGGAGGGCAGGAACCTTGCCTTTTTGTTCACTGCCACATTCTCAGTTGTCAGTAGAGGTCCTCATTCAGTCTcaatgttcaataaataatagTTCGGTGAAGCAGTGAATACCCTCTTGCTTCTGTGAGATGAGAACTTGTTCGCTGCCTTTGGGTGTGGTGTTTTAGTGGAGCCGTACTGGGATAGAGGGAAGATGTATGCACCCACATGTGTGAGAAATTAATGAGTGtagttaaaaattaatttttccccaGAGAATTGCAGTATGAAATGTGATGGTCCTGATCATCTTTTCTAGGTTCCTGAGATTCCCAAACTTTCTTCATCGCCAGCATATAGAAGAGAACTatgaggcctgagaaccagagctGTGTGTCTGAgttcctcctcctggggctccccATACAACCAGAGCAGCAGGGCCTGTTCTTTGCCTTATTTCTATGCATGTACCTGACCACAGTGCTGGGGAATCTGCTCATCATCCTGCTCATCAGGCTGGACTCTcgcctccacactcccatgtacttcttcctcagccacttggccttctctgacaTTTCCCTTTCATCTGTCACAGTTCCAAAGATGCTCATGAACATGCAGTCTTGGCAACAAACCATCCCCTATTCGGGGtgcatttctcagttttattttttgactttgtttGGTTGTATTGACAATTTCCTTCTTGCAGTGATGGCATATGACAGGTATGTGGCCATCTGTCAGCCACTCCACTACACAAATGTCATGAGGCAGGAGCTGCTTATCTCATTAGTAGTGTGGTCCTGGTTCCTTAGTTGTGCACATGCCCTGTTGCACACCCTCCTTTTGGTCCAACTGTCCTTCTGTGCTGACAATAGCATTCCCCACTTTTTCTGTGACCTCACTGCACTCCTGAAGATGAGCTGCTCAGATATCTCCCTCAATGAGCTGGTCATGTTCATTGAGGGAGCAATGGTTGTCACCTTGCCTTTGATTAGTATCCTGGGTTCATATATCCATATAGGGACCACCGTCCTGAAGATCCCCTCCACAAAGAGACTCTTTAAAGCCTTTTCTACCTGTGGCTCCCATCTCATTGTGGTGTCTTTATACTATGGGACCATTGCAGTTGCTTACTTTTTCTCCTCATCAAAGGATTCCAATGACAAAGACATGATTGCTTCGGTGATGTATATAGTAGTTacccccatgctgaaccccttcaaCTATAGCCTGAGGAACAGAGATATAAAACAGGCTCTAGGAATGTTTGTCACTAGGGCTAATTTCTTTAAGTGACAATCACTAAATTCTTTTATTACAATGATGAGTACAGTGAGATGTATATCCTAAAATTACTGTATGTTTGACAActctatataaatttaaaagaatatctgTTCTTCTATCATCTATAGTGTTCTTAATATGTCAACTAGGTCAAGTTTGCTACTTGGAttgttaaatattctttattcCTAATTAAATTGTgggtttgtctttttctcctttcagataTGTCAGTTTTTGCTTATTACTTTTTATACTATATTATTGAGAACACACAGATTTAACGTCACAATCTGCTCCTGGTGGACTGATTCTTTATGTAGTGGTGTACTGAAGCTGGCTTGCACTGGATTCAAGCTGATTGTATCCATTTCTTCCCAATTCCACATTCAACGACACACTGTTGGTAGATTGAAATCAGTCACATTGGGGATAATTACGCTATGGAAATTGGCTGACTGGGCAGTTTAAGCAGCAGTTTCAGAAAATCAGAGGGGACATGGATTACAGGCATGATGTGAGACTGAATCCAATAATTTCACATCTCAGCCTTCCTCGTGTTCATGAACTGCATCATCAGGGGCCTGAGAATTCTGCCAGGGGAACTTCTCCTGAAATATCATGAGACATAGAGCATATTTTCTTGCCATTTCAAAGGACAGAAGCAAGCAAGAGTCAGTGGCTCAGAGGAGTCTGTTAGCAGTTCATAAGTCTATAGAACAGTAGATGTCAATAGAGTGAAAGGAGATTTGTATATTAAGGAGATGAGAACAGAGGAATCCAGGCTTGCAACCAGCTCCTGCTCTGATTATATGACAACACTCTCCTCACCCTGTTAAAGGATTCCTAGAGAGAATATCTGGAAAAGAGAACTAGACAGAAAACTAGAAATCCTGTTCTGGGTCATCAAACAAATGGAACCCTGAAGTACTAAGATGTGGCATGCTGCTCAAAATGATTCATGTTTGCACTCATGAACTATTGAAACCTGGGATAGGTTGATTCTAAGAAAGATACTCAAGAATTAATCATTGAACAAATGCAGGAATCATGAAACATTTTAACATAGGTTGAGTCTGAGACACTAACTGCAGTAGAGAGGGGTGTAAGAAATCAAAATTGTATGGTCCTTAGTTTTCAAGAACAActtgttttttcatatttctaaagTTCCTGGAAGCATAAGAAAATGTATATgcctttaaacatatttttttctgtctctgtgagtaaTTTAAACTGCTGGTGCCCCTTTTACTTCTGAAGGTGAATAAGGAAAGAGAGTTGCAGTGTTCACACTTTCTAGTCACAAAAACGATGCTGGCATTAGACATTTCTGACCGGCAGGGGCAAGAGACAACACAAGGAGCACTAACATTCTTCCTGGTGATATCTTGGCAAACCATGGGAAATGGGGTAACCAGCCTGGAAATGTAAACATTGAATTCCAATCTTCTGATGAGGAACTCTTGACCTATTCTGCATCTCCTAGTATGTAACCTCCATCCTTTATTTACTTTGTCTTAACTTTTACTTAGTGCTATAAATAAGACAGATGACCCACAATGTTGTATGACTCCCAAATTAATAATCCAGAATGAAATTGTCACAAAAGCAGGGACTTTGTGTTGTTCATTGCTATATCTCCGGCACTTTAACAGCTCCCAATAAACAGTAAGTATCTGGTAAATATTTATAGACAGAATGAATctcagagaaataattttttgactttttgagTCTGAGCAGAGATAAAGAATgaacactaataataataatagctatcatttattgaaaacctactaTTACAGTTGTGcattgcttaacagtggggatacaatctgagaaatgcatcactgagtgattttttctttgtgcaaacatcacaaagtgtacttacacaaacctagatggtatagcctactgcacacctaggctatatggtctTACATTGTGGggccaccatcatatatgtggtccactgttgactgaaacatcattatacAGCACATGACTAGCCACTATACTAGATGCATTTCATAGTTTATCTCAGTTAATCTTCAAAGTCACATTATTAGATAGAGATCATTATCTCCACCTTACAGATGACGCCAAGAAAAATATATAGGATACAAGAATTTAGTTAAGAAAGCTTTATTTGCTAATATAGTTTGCAAACCAGAAAGATGcatattccaaaataaacaaaaagtctGCTCCAGGGAGGGTGTGGAGGGCAGAGCTTAGAAGGCAAAAAACACAGACCACAGGGATTGTTTTGAAAGCCCTCCAAAAGCAGGACCTGCCAGCCTACAACTATTTGTCACTTTACCTTCTTACCGCTACCCTGGTTACAGAGAAGAAGGTATTGCAAATGTCCTTAATtttggaagagggagggaagagctcAGATTCTTCTTGACAAACTTCGTGATGGGATTACTGGAATCAGGGTTCAGAGTCgagaataataaatacaaaaattctgtaactgcatatggtcatggatgttaactaaacttattgtggtgatcatttcacaatatatgcaaatataaaatcatgttgtatgcttgaaactaatataatgttgtatgtcaattatacattgatttaaaaaaaaagaataaatttagatAGCAAATCACCAGAAGCAAAAGTCAGATTGCTAAACTGAGATTTAAAACAAGTTTAGCAGGGGGAAAgtgagagacagggagagagagtcACCAGGATTCCAGATCAAGAACCCAAGAAATCAACAAAGGATTGCAAAGCCTAGCCAAGGCCAGATCTGAAGGGGAAGTTAGAGCATCATAGTTATTTCATCAGCTGGAACACAGAAGACTAGAAAGAAGAAGGTCTGAACTAAGTATTTAAGATGATCTAGGATACATGGTACTCTGACCCCACTCAGCTAAGACCTTCAGGAATTGTGaagtattttgtatttgtattttgaaatctgAACTGAGACACTCAGAAACAGGGAGCTGCTGGCTCTCAGGCTAATACCAGGAGGCTAATACCAGGAGGCTAATACCAGGCTGAACAGGGCTCTACTTTGGACGTCTGTAGACAGGGAGTCACGGAACAGAGTTGGCTTTATCAGTACGGTGATGCCCTCATTAAAATATTggaagttttacttctttcttcatGTTAAATGGTAACCGTAACCCATGACAAAAAGGTACTTTCTATGAAAATAAATCACCAAGCTGCCCCCCCGCAACAAGATTTCTATCACTAAGCTCCTCATTTAAAgacatttgaaagttgccaatATCCACATCTGCAAACAGTTTAGTGGCATATGACGTATCTTTCATAAAGGATTTCATACTTCTGGTTAAAGATGTTATACTAAAGCCAAGCATCTAATTTCACTCTCTCCTAAAACTCTATcaaattaaagtaattttttaaaaagaaataaaacccgTATGGACAAAGAAGAGTGGGAAGCAAGCAACAGtaacaaaatttcaaaagtgGAAAACCATATGGATGAGGGAGAGGTCATCAAGATAGTCTTAACATCACCCTCAATTTGACTAAACTTTAGAGAATTGTTTCCCGACTATGGACCCCTGATCTCCATTTTCTTAGAgctttactttagaaaactttttaTCTAATCCTTGGAAATGTAAATCATCTCCCAGGCTCTTTCCACCCTTAAAAcctaggaatgtctttctcaaggacctgggagccatccctttgaaactTAATCATCAAGAAAGCACAcctatctcccagtctctgtggaaGGGTAAGAGACTCACTTCAATGGACACCAATTAGCAAATAGAGATGGCCTAATCACATTGACCAGCCTTCTCTGGTACTTTTCCTGTAGCTCACCCCAGCCCTTAAAAGTTCTCCTGCCTTTTGTTTCTGTAGAGTGGAGTTCAATCTCTCTCCTCTATTGCAATATTtgtgaataaagtcttccttgcctgtttaactcTGCGTGGTACAATTTTCCTTTGACAATGATAACTGAGGTTACAGACATGGAAACACTGAATCCTAAACTGgcagtatataaaataaaagaatcaagCTTGTCAATACCAAAGAATCGTATGATTTCAcgcatatgtggaatataaataaacttacacataaagagaacaatttagtggttaccaggggaaagggggtggagggtgggcacaagg carries:
- the OR1J48 gene encoding olfactory receptor family 1 subfamily J member 48 (The RefSeq protein has 2 substitutions compared to this genomic sequence); this translates as MRPENQSCVSEFLLLGLPIQPEQQGLFFALFLCMYLTTVLGNLLIILLIRLDSRLHTPMYFFLSHLAFSDISLSSVTVPKMLMNMQSRQQTIPYSGCISQFYFLTLFGCIDNFLLAVMAYDRYVAICQPLHYTNVMRQELLISLVVWSWFLSCAHALLHTLLLVQLSFCADNSIPHFFCDLTALLKMSCSDISLNELVMFIEGAMVVTLPLISILGSYIHIGTTVLKIPSTKRLFKAFSTCGSHLIVVSLYYGTIAVAYFFSSSKDSNDKDMIASVMYIVVTPMLNPFIYSLRNRDIKQALGMFVTRANFFK